The following proteins come from a genomic window of Salminus brasiliensis chromosome 15, fSalBra1.hap2, whole genome shotgun sequence:
- the tmco3 gene encoding transmembrane and coiled-coil domain-containing protein 3: MRALCALLCLTLAGALQPGDQVAQHAIKLHRGRGAAAAHGHRWVSENCRRLAGLLRQKSAAVRKLEAAAAAVQRDRALSDAEKLFQVHTLEVFQKELNESERSVFQAVLGLQRVLKGDFRDVVNMKESSRQRLEALREAAIKEEEEYVELVAAEKHQQEALKVAQDRNKTLSMLDEILEDIRKAADRLEEEIEDHVFDNNKQMKGVNVEAVLRVEEDEEDNKRKNMSRQVAEGDLGLSMLIDSQNNQYVLTKPRDSTIPRADHHFIKDLVSVVMLSLPCGWLCTLMGLPPMFGYIVCGVLLGPSGLNSIKSMVQVETLGELGVFFTLFVVGLEFSPERLHKVWKISVQGSCYLSVLMVGAGLLWGQMFRLHPIQTVFISSCLSLSSTPLVSRFLSVGNRGDKDSELDYSSVLLGMLVMQDVQLGLFIAIMPTLIQVGNGDMDSALMGGLRVLVLLSQVLVSFAVVLLLCWLLRSHLIGPFYRKLHAESKGNKEILVLGTTAFVFLMLTVTEFLHVSMELGCFLAGALLSSQGHMVTSEVMSCVEPIRDFLAIIFFASIGLHVFPTFVLYELTILLVLTLSLVIMKFVMAVLVLSAILPLGSRHIRWLVSAGLAQVSEFSFVLGSRARRAGIISREVYLLVLSVTTLSLLLAPVLWRAATLRCIPRVERKPST; this comes from the exons ATGCGGGCCCTGTGCGCTTTGCTGTGCCTCACCCTGGCGGGGGCACTGCAACCAGGCGATCAGGTGGCCCAGCATGCCATCAAGCTGCACCGCGGGAGGGGGGCAGCCGCTGCCCACGGCCACCGTTGGGTGTCAGAAAACTGCCGGCGCCTTGCGGGCCTCCTGCGGCAGAAAAGCGCTGCCGTGAGGAAgctggaggcagcagcagcagcagtgcagcgTGACCGGGCTCTGTCCGACGCAGAGAAGCTCTTCCAGGTGCACACGCTGGAGGTATTCCAGAAGGAGCTGAATGAGAGCGAACGGTCCGTGTTCCAGGCCGTGCTGGGCCTCCAGAGGGTGCTGAAGGGCGACTTCAGGGACGTGGTGAACATGAAGGAAAGCAGCCGCCAGAGGCTGGAGGCACTCCGTGAGGCTGCCATAAAG gaggaggaggagtatgTGGAGCTGGTTGCAGCCGAAAAGCACCAGCAAGAGGCTCTGAAGGTGGCTCAGGACCGAAACAAGACTCTGTCCATGCTGGATGAGATCTTGGAGGACATCAGGAAGGCTGCTGACCGCCTGGAGGAGGAGATTGAGGACCATGTCTTTGACAACAACAAGCAG atgaaGGGGGTTAATGTTGAGGCGGTCCTGAGGGtcgaggaggacgaggaggacaATAAAAGGAAGAACATGTCACGGCAAGTGGCAGAGGGTGATCTGGGACTGAGTATGCTCATAGACTCCCAGAACAATCAGTATGTGCTGACCAAACCCCGTGATTCCACCATTCCTCGGGCTGACCATCACTTCATCAAG GACCTGGTATCTGTGGTCATGCTCTCTCTGccatgtggctggctttgcactTTAATGGGACTGCCTCCGATGTTTGGCTACATAGTTTGTGGGGTTCTTCTGGGTCCCTCAGGGCTTAATAGCATTAAG TCCATGGTTCAAGTAGAGACGCTTGGGGAGTTgggtgtgttcttcactctttTTGTGGTTGGTCTTGAGTTCTCTCCTGAACGACTCCACAAG GTCTGGAAGATCTCTGTCCAAGGCTCCTGCTACCTTAGTGTATTGATGGTGGGAGCAGGACTTCTGTGGGGACAGATGTTTAGGCTTCATCCCATTCAGACGGTGTTCATTTCCAGCTGCTTGTCGCTGTCCAGCACGCCTCTTGTGTCACGTTTCCTTTCAGTTGGGAACCGGGGGGACAAGGACA gtgaacTGGACTATAGTAGTGTTCTACTGGGAATGCTGGTGATGCAGGATGTTCAGCTGGGCCTGTTCATTGCCATCATGCCTACCCTTATTCAAGTGGGGAATGGAGACATGGACAG TGCGCTGATGGGAGGCTTGCGTGTTCTGGTGCTTCTGTCCCAGGTCTTGGTCTCCTTTGCTGTCGTGCTGCTGCTCTGCTGGCTCCTCAGGTCTCATCTAATTGGTCCGTTCTACAGGAAGCTACACGCAGAGAGTAAAGGGAACAAAGAAATACTTGTGCTGGGGACCACAGCGTTTGTGTTCTTAATGCTGACG GTGACAGAGTTCCTGCATGTGTCCATGGAGCTAGGCTGTTTCCTTGCAGGAGCCCTCCTCTCATCACAGGGGCACATGGTCACCAGTGAGGTCATGAGCTGTGTGGAGCCAATCAGAGACTTCTTGGCTATTATCTTCTTTGCATCTATTG GCTTACATGTGTTCCCGACTTTTGTTCTCTATGAGCTGACCATCCTTCTGGTTCTTACCTTATCTCTGGTGATCATGAAG TTTGTCATGGCAGTGCTGGTGCTCTCTGCCATCCTTCCACTTGGCTCTCGACACATCCGCTGGCTGGTATCGGCCGGGCTGGCGCAAGTCAGCGAGTTCTCCTTTGTCCTGGGCAGTCGTGCCCGCCGGGCGGGCATCATCTCCAGGGAG gtttatctgctggTCCTCAGTGTCACCACATTAAGTCTGCTGTTAGCACCTGTGCTATGGAGAGCTGCCACTCTTAGGTGCATCCCTCGGGTTGAGCGAAAACCATCCACTTGA